A window of Cyclopterus lumpus isolate fCycLum1 chromosome 14, fCycLum1.pri, whole genome shotgun sequence contains these coding sequences:
- the igsf5a gene encoding immunoglobulin superfamily member 5 codes for MGWKQASHPSHMLYYSLTGRPKDNNTSMTVPWKSRPDLFRIGFLLCATGALSGQFQLEPLNSTVLQGSDARFNATVQGKWTIMTWGVGGFMVLNFPITGNVTSSSEQFSAKFCFSGDTSCVEFTIHNVTRSAEAGPVVCRVLGDYGSKTAQLNVEESGMVNIKGGNVTVVQDQQVEFQCVTSAWFPTATVSWTRNGQAVNSSLYNTSSMVDGETFNSTSVLRFQAVSNATVECRATVLSLTSPQSSSVFLVVVPKPPDWTVLIAVVVSIGGFALLVLLIIGIIFCCKCREKKQRNYQDEMRARTDSEISGGQENAGYVSEDQTSVAPSKLTDSGFSQASGSEVHEVAVNTNQAGHVYSGAPITVGESGVRKHRHVTIV; via the exons ATGGG GTGGAAACAAGCCTCACACCCCAGCCACATGCTTTATTACTCACTGACAGGTAGACCGAAG GACAACAACACTAGCATGACTGTTCCCTGGAAATCAAGGCCCGACCTCTTCCGCATCGGGTTCTTACTGTGTGCAACTGGAG CGTTGTCGGGACAGTTCCAGCTCGAGCCGCTGAATTCAACAGTGCTCCAAGGCTCTGATGCGCGATTCAACGCCACTGTGCAAGGAAAATGGACGATCATGACCTGGGGAGTCGGAGGGTTCATGGTCCTCAATTTCCCGATCACCGGTAACGTAACCTCGTCCTCAGAGCAGTTCTCCGCCAAGTTCTGCTTCAGTGGTGACACCAGTTGTGTGGAGTTCACCATCCATAACGTCACCCGCAGTGCTGAGGCCGGCCCGGTCGTttgcagggtgctgggggaTTATGGATCAAAGACGGCACAGCTAAACGTGGAAG AGAGCGGTATGGTCAACATCAAGGGGGGGAATGTAACGGTGGTGCAGGACCAGCAGGTGGAGTTCCAGTGTGTAACATCCGCTTGGTTCCCCACCGCTACTGTCAGCTGGACCCGAAACGGCCAAGCTGTGAACAGCAGCCTGTACAACACCAGCAGCATGGTCGATGGGGAGACCTTCAACTCCACCAGCGTCCTGAGGTTCCAGGCTGTCAGCAACGCCACGGTGGAGTGTCGGGCGACTGTGCTGTCACTCACGAGCCCGCAATCCAGCTCCGTCTTCCTGGTCGTTG TTCCCAAGCCTCCTGACTGGACCGTGCTGATAGCTGTGGTCGTGTCCATCGGAGGTTTCGCTCTGCTGGTTTTGCTCATCATCGGAATCATCTTCTGCTGCAAGTGCAGGGAAAAAAAGC AACGCAACTACCAGGATGAGATGAG AGCGAGGACGGACAGCGAGATAAGCGGTGGTCAAGAGAATGCAGGATACGTGTCGGAGGATCAAACCA GTGTCGCTCCCAGCAAACTTACTGACAGCGGCTTTTCTCAGGCAAGCGGCTCCGAAGTTCATGAG GTGGCTGTGAACACTAACCAGGCAGGACATGTCTACAGTGGTGCCCCCATCACTGTGGGTGAATCCGGAGTCAGGAAACACAGACATGTCACCATTGTGTAA
- the slc37a4b gene encoding glucose-6-phosphate exchanger SLC37A4b, with product MGATGYGYYRATIFFCMFFGYSLYFFNRKTFSFVMPSVMEEIELDKDDLGLITSSQTMAYAISKFISGVLSDQISARWLFSIGLFLVGGINVAFSWSSTVPMFSLLWFVNGLGQGCGWPPCGKVLRKWFEPSQFGTWWSVLSCSMNLAGSLGPILATVLLQYYDWRTILTMSGLFCASFSIVCVVFIKNEPKDVGLPSIEAAAKKGSKGGNGESTLSEFLLSPFLWVLSLGYLVVFGVKTAATDWGQLFLMQEKGQTVLMGSTYMSALELGGFVGSLAAGFLSDRAVARRGLGTHGNPRHSLLLVMMAGMCVSMYLFRVTITSEMPKEAPLWVQALHPVSVLVGVSEKEIWILFLGAMFGFSSYGPIALFGVIASESAPSNFCGTSHAVVALMANVGAFMAGLPFSTIAKKHSWDMAFWVAEVIMAVATVGFFLARNMRTKMGRIAEKTD from the exons ATGGGGGCCACAGGCTACGGCTATTATCGCGCAACCAtcttcttctgcatgttcttcGGCTACTCGCTGTATTTCTTTAACAGGAAGACCTTCTCCTTCGTCATGccctcagtgatggaggagatcGAACTGGACAAGGACGACTTGG GGCTGATCACCAGCAGCCAGACCATGGCCTACGCCATCAGTAAGTTCATCAGCGGCGTGCTGTCAGACCAGATCAGCGCCCGCTGGCTCTTCTCGATCGGCCTCTTTCTGGTGGGCGGCATCAACGTGGCCTTCTCCTGGTCCTCCACCGTCCCCATGTTCTCCCTGCTCTGGTTCGTCAACGGCCTGGGACAAGGCTGCGGCTGGCCCCCGTGTGGGAAAGTGCTGCGCAAG TGGTTTGAGCCCTCCCAGTTTGGAACATGGTGGTCTGTGCTGTCCTGCAGTATGAACCTGGCCGGTAGTCTGGGTCCGATCCTGGCCACGGTGCTCCTGCAGTACTACGACTGGAGGACCATCCTGACCATGTCGGGGCTCTTCTGCGCCTCCTTCTCGATTGTTTGTGTGGTGTTCATAAAGAACGAGCCGAAGGACGTGGGCCTGCCCAGCATTGAGGCAGCGGCCAAGAAGGGGTctaagggag GCAACGGTGAGAGCACCCTGAGTgagttcctcctctcccctttccTGTGGGTGCTGTCTCTGGGCTACTTGGTGGTGTTCGGGGTGAAGACGGCTGCCACTGACTGGGGACAGCTGTTCCTCATGCAGGAAAAAGGCCAGACTGTTCTCATGG GGAGTACCTACATGAGTGCCTTAGAGCTGGGCGGTTTCGTGGGCAGCCTTGCGGCAGGGTTCCTCTCTGATCGAGCCGTAGCTCGG CGAGGCTTGGGCACCCACGGCAACCCTCGCCACAGCCTGCTCCTTGTCATGATGGccggtatgtgtgtgtccatgtacCTCTTCAGGGTCACCATCACATCTGAGATGCCGAAG GAGGCTCCTCTTTGGGTCCAAGCCCTTCATCCTGTCTCCGTTCTCGTTGGTGTGTCAGAGAAAGAG ATCTGGATCCTGTTCCTCGGTGCGATGTTTGGATTTTCTTCCTACGGCCCAATCGCCTTGTTCGGGGTGATAGCCAGTGAAAGTGCTCCTTCGAATTTTTGTGGAACCTCTCATGCCGTCGTCGCTCTGATGGCGAATG TTGGGGCTTTCATGGCAGGCCTTCCCTTCAGCACCATCGCCAAGAAACACAGCTGGGACATGGCCTTCTGGGTTGCCGAGGTGATAATGGCCGTCGCCACCGTTGGCTTCTTCCTGGCACGCAACATGCGCACCAAGATGGGACGGATCGCAGAGAAAACGGACTAA
- the si:ch73-1a9.3 gene encoding non-histone chromosomal protein HMG-14, with protein sequence MPKRSKAGGEPAAKRRSLRLSEKPTPAKAEAKPKPKKVLAKPKKAKEVEKAKPEEKAPEAPAENGEAKAEEEAPATEETDEKDDAAE encoded by the exons ATGCCTAAAAGGAGCAAA GCAGGAGGAGAACCAGCG GCCAAGAGGAGATCACTCAGGTTGAGTGAA AAACCTACACCTGCAAAGGCAGAGGCCAAACCAAAGCCAAAG aagGTACTTGCTAAGCCTAAGAAAGccaaggaggtggagaaggCCAAGCCCGAAGAGAAAGCACCAGAGGCCCCCGCTGAGAACGGCGAAGCCAAAGCTGAGGAAGAG gCACCAGCTACAGAAGAAACTGATGAAAAAGACGATGCGGCAGAATAA